Proteins encoded together in one Lathamus discolor isolate bLatDis1 chromosome 3, bLatDis1.hap1, whole genome shotgun sequence window:
- the LURAP1 gene encoding leucine rich adaptor protein 1 codes for MESGGEPLPADLRDLATKLGRRPPAGLLRGLRADTAPAPPAPPAPPAPPAPARGARLPLAERLRALRLDMAYLRAIDVKILQQLVVVNEGIEAVKWLLEERSTLTSRCSSLASSQYSLVESQAASRRGSWDSLQDPNDPLDSISVGSYLDTLADDMDEYSQNAAESAAASASGRALVRAEQDWVRIDPERGLAKQEKGKAEHEWPHVDVSPPRLPQDHRFAKEPQVANGHLGQQLSSVEPGRDTKVPSGAGERLGKGNLDGKARKAEGDFENCKLNSKLHLEYDAHWRWLQSQDDVTFL; via the exons ATGGAGAGCGGCGGGGAGCCGCTGCCCGCCGACCTGCGGGACCTGGCCACCAAGCTGGGGCGGCGGCCGCCCGCAGGGCTGCTGCGGGGGCTGCGGGCAGACACTGCCCCCgcgccgcccgcgccgcccgcgccgcccgcaCCGCCCGCACCGGCCCGCGGCGCCCGCCTGCCGCTCGCCGAACGCCTCCGGGCGCTCCGCCTCGACATG GCCTACCTGCGAGCGATTGATGTGAagatcctgcagcagctggtggTGGTGAATGAGGGCATCGAGGCGGTGAagtggctgctggaggagcGGAGCACGCTGACCAGCcgctgcagcagcctggccaGCAGCCAGTACAGCCTGGTGGAGAGCCAGGCAGCCTCGCGGCGGGGCAGCTGGGACAGCCTGCAGGACCCCAATGACCCGCTGGACAGCATCTCCGTTGGTAGCTACCTGGACACGTTGGCTGATGATATGGATGAGTATTCCCAAAACGCAGCCGAAAGCGCCGCTGCATCCGCATCGGGCAGAGCCCTGGTCAGGGCGGAGCAGGATTGGGTCAGGATTGACCCCGAGAGGGGTCTGGCAAAGCAAGAGAAGGGCAAAGCAGAGCATGAGTGGCCCCATGTGGACGTCTCCCCACCCCGGCTGCCCCAGGATCACCGGTTTGCAAAGGAGCCCCAGGTGGCCAACGGGCATTTGGGCCAGCAGCTCTCCTCTGTGGAACCAGGCAGAGACACCAAAGTGCCAtcaggggctggggagaggctggggaaggggaacCTGGATGGGAAGGCTCGGAAAGCCGAGGGTGACTTCGAGAACTGCAAACTCAACAGCAAACTGCACTTGGAGTATGATGCTCACTGGCGCTGGCTCCAGTCTCAGGATGATGTGACGTTCTTGTAG